The Nostoc sp. NIES-3756 DNA window CCCTGAAAGCAAGTGATGATGTCTTGACAATTACCCTAGAACGAGCGTTAGAGTTGATATCTGAACCGAAAAAAACTCGTGGCTCTACTAGTAGCAAATCAAAAGCTGCTCTACGGGAACTAGGTACACACCCAGAAGATGATGCACCAATCAATATCTACGACGGCCCCTATGGCCCTTACATCAAACACGGTAAGACAAACGTAGGTATTCCAGAAGGTACATCAGTTGAAGATGTGACACTAGCTACCGCGTTAGAGTTACTGTCAGCCAAAGCCTCAACTTCTAAAACTACACGCAAAAGCAGTAAAACCACAGGCACTAAATCCAAATCCACAGCCAAATCATCCAGCACTGCGACAAAGAAAAAAGGAGCTTAATATTTAAAAGTCAACAGTCAATAGTTAAAAATTTTGACTATGGACTATGGACTATGGACTATGGACTAATGACCACCTTAAGAAGCAGTCCGATAAGCTGCTGATGTGATACTCTAAAAAGTAAGGGAGATAACAACACTGAAATTTTAAAATTTGCCTGGGGCTGCAATACAAAAATATCTATCAGCCCAGTTGTAGGCCAGAGGTGCAAAATTACGCAAGTTGGTGCGTAGCTGTTAGTCAAAATTGAGTTAGTATCTCAGGAGCGGTCAGTTTAATGGACTATATAGAAAAGGTACTGGAAAAGCTGAAAGAATTGGCCCGCAAGCTTATCGAGTCTCTGCTAGGGCCAGAAGCAGAGCCGGAACCGGAACTGATTCCGATTCCTGTAAACGATCGCTCACGTCGTCGTTAGAAGCCTGAAGGTACAAACTTTGACAGTGCAACCTCTGAGTATTTTGGTGCTACATGGGCCAAACTTAAATATGCTGGGCAAAAGAGAACCCGGCATTTATGGCTCTACAACTTTGGCTGAAATCAATAACTTATTGGCAGAAGTAGCGCTAAAGTTACAGGCTCAAGTGTTTCCCCTCCAGTCGAACCATGAAGGAGTATTAGTAGATGCTATTCATGAAGCTCTGGGGAAACATCAGGGAATTTTGATTAATGCAGGAGCATATACCCA harbors:
- a CDS encoding DNA topoisomerase I, whose amino-acid sequence is MARKLIESLLGPEAEPEPELIPIPVNDRSRRR
- the aroQ gene encoding type II 3-dehydroquinate dehydratase — protein: MQPLSILVLHGPNLNMLGKREPGIYGSTTLAEINNLLAEVALKLQAQVFPLQSNHEGVLVDAIHEALGKHQGILINAGAYTHTSVALRDAIAAVNLPTVEVHLSNIYRREEFRHHSYIAPVVIGQISGFGVQSYLLGLQALVEHLRR